In Blastopirellula sediminis, the following proteins share a genomic window:
- a CDS encoding TIGR00266 family protein produces the protein MQTSHEIDYEIIGHDMQLVEIELDPHETVVAEAGAMIYMDDGISFSTRMGDGSDPDQGFMGKLFSAGKRMVTGNTIFLGHFTNDSSSKRRVSFGAPFPGKIIPIELAEIGGTITCQKDAFLCAAMGTKLDIAFQKRLGAGFFGGEGFILQHLQGDGRAFLHACGTIITRKLEGETLLVEAGSLVAFTEGIDYDIQRAGNMTSMLFGGEGLFLAKLSGHGTVMMQSLPFSRLANHILARAPHKD, from the coding sequence ATGCAAACTTCCCACGAAATCGACTACGAAATCATCGGCCATGACATGCAACTGGTCGAGATTGAACTCGATCCCCACGAAACGGTCGTCGCCGAAGCGGGCGCCATGATTTACATGGACGACGGAATCAGCTTCTCGACCCGCATGGGAGACGGCAGTGATCCCGATCAAGGCTTCATGGGCAAGTTGTTCAGCGCCGGCAAGCGGATGGTGACCGGCAACACGATCTTCCTGGGGCATTTCACCAACGATTCGTCGAGCAAACGCCGCGTTTCGTTTGGAGCGCCGTTTCCGGGCAAGATCATCCCGATCGAACTGGCCGAAATCGGCGGTACGATCACCTGCCAGAAAGATGCGTTCCTCTGCGCCGCGATGGGAACCAAGCTCGATATCGCGTTCCAAAAACGCCTGGGCGCCGGCTTCTTTGGCGGCGAAGGTTTTATCTTGCAGCACCTGCAAGGGGACGGCCGCGCGTTTCTGCATGCCTGCGGTACGATCATCACCCGCAAGTTGGAGGGAGAAACGCTGCTGGTCGAAGCGGGGAGCCTGGTCGCGTTCACCGAAGGAATCGACTACGACATCCAACGCGCCGGCAACATGACCTCGATGCTGTTCGGCGGAGAAGGGCTCTTCCTGGCGAAGCTGAGCGGCCACGGCACCGTCATGATGCAAAGCCTGCCGTTCTCGCGTTTGGCCAATCACATTTTGGCTCGCGCGCCGCATAAAGACTAA
- the xseB gene encoding exodeoxyribonuclease VII small subunit: protein MAKKKAADEASDAPAFEEELATLETLVRRLESGEAGLEESLKLYEEGVGKLKSCYSLLQRAERKIEVLSGFNAAGEPVTEDFDEGETSLTEKAESRTKRRGAKSRTDEGDEIDDKRRLF, encoded by the coding sequence ATGGCCAAGAAAAAAGCTGCCGACGAAGCGTCCGACGCTCCGGCGTTTGAAGAAGAGTTGGCGACGCTGGAAACGCTGGTCCGCCGCCTCGAATCGGGCGAAGCGGGGCTGGAAGAGTCGCTGAAACTGTACGAAGAGGGAGTCGGCAAGCTGAAATCGTGCTACAGCCTCCTCCAGCGGGCCGAACGGAAGATTGAGGTCCTTTCCGGATTTAACGCCGCCGGGGAGCCGGTGACCGAGGATTTCGACGAAGGAGAGACCTCGCTGACCGAAAAGGCGGAATCACGCACCAAGCGTCGCGGCGCCAAGTCCCGTACCGATGAGGGAGACGAGATAGACGACAAGCGTCGACTTTTTTAA
- the xseA gene encoding exodeoxyribonuclease VII large subunit yields MDVDVPPWEAAAGEQPPVLTVAQLTSLIKGTLEMAFPSVWVSGEISNLAQPRSGHVYLTLKDDAAQIRAVMWKTTAAKLPFDLEDGQQVICRGDLEVYAPRGSYQLVIRQIEPQGVGALQLALQKLQQKLAAEGLFDPDLKRPLPRFPRRIVVVTSPTGAAIRDFLEVMRRRWRGADVLVIPTRVQGAGAAAEIAAAIKKAAKLKPRPDVLVATRGGGSIEDLWCFSEEPVVRAIAECQIPVISAVGHEIDVTLSDLAADVRALTPSEAAELCVPSQSEVSEALDGYRLRLVQALKQRALLARRRLDALAERRAFIKPFSVVHDAQRLLDGWDERLSAAVKRQLQVSQQRVREATARLESLSPLAVLARGYSVTRTTKRAVLRSADEVEVGDKIETILPAGRLISRVEEVQSESTKQAPKRNK; encoded by the coding sequence ATGGATGTTGACGTTCCCCCGTGGGAAGCCGCCGCTGGAGAGCAGCCGCCGGTTTTGACCGTGGCGCAGCTGACGTCGCTGATCAAAGGGACGCTGGAGATGGCGTTTCCCTCGGTCTGGGTCAGCGGCGAGATCTCGAATCTGGCCCAGCCCCGTTCCGGACACGTTTATCTGACGCTGAAAGATGACGCCGCCCAGATCCGCGCGGTGATGTGGAAGACGACCGCCGCGAAGCTGCCGTTTGACCTGGAAGATGGTCAGCAAGTGATTTGCCGCGGCGATCTGGAAGTTTACGCTCCCCGCGGCAGTTACCAGTTGGTGATTCGCCAGATCGAGCCGCAAGGGGTGGGCGCGTTGCAGTTGGCGCTGCAGAAGTTGCAGCAGAAGCTGGCGGCTGAAGGGCTGTTCGATCCTGACCTCAAGCGTCCCCTCCCCCGCTTTCCGCGGCGGATTGTTGTCGTGACCAGTCCAACTGGCGCGGCGATTCGCGACTTTCTGGAAGTGATGCGGCGTCGTTGGCGCGGCGCCGATGTGTTGGTGATTCCGACGCGCGTGCAAGGCGCCGGAGCGGCCGCCGAGATTGCCGCGGCGATCAAAAAAGCGGCCAAGCTGAAGCCGCGACCTGACGTCCTGGTCGCCACGCGCGGCGGCGGCAGTATTGAAGATCTCTGGTGCTTCAGCGAAGAGCCGGTCGTTCGGGCGATCGCCGAGTGTCAGATTCCGGTGATCTCGGCCGTGGGGCACGAGATCGACGTAACGCTCAGTGACTTGGCCGCCGATGTTCGGGCTCTGACGCCGAGCGAAGCCGCCGAACTGTGCGTCCCCTCGCAATCGGAAGTCAGCGAAGCGCTCGACGGTTATCGACTGCGACTTGTCCAAGCCCTGAAGCAGCGGGCCCTACTGGCGCGGCGTCGGCTCGACGCTTTGGCCGAACGTCGGGCCTTCATCAAACCGTTCTCGGTAGTGCACGACGCCCAGCGTTTGCTCGATGGCTGGGACGAACGCTTGTCGGCCGCGGTGAAGCGACAGCTTCAAGTCAGTCAGCAGCGCGTCCGCGAGGCGACCGCCCGGCTTGAGTCCCTTTCGCCGCTCGCGGTGTTGGCTCGCGGCTATAGCGTGACCCGGACGACGAAACGGGCCGTCCTCCGCTCGGCCGACGAGGTCGAAGTCGGCGACAAAATCGAAACCATTTTGCCCGCGGGGCGGCTGATCAGCCGCGTCGAAGAGGTGCAAAGCGAATCCACGAAGCAGGCTCCGAAGAGGAATAAATAG
- the dapF gene encoding diaminopimelate epimerase codes for METAMRFTKMHGIGNDYVYVNCFAEELPAPPEQIAPLVSDRHFGIGGDGLILITPSEVADARMRMFNADGSESEMCGNGLRCVAKYVYDHGIAKKETLQLETGAGVLTVQITADGGLAQQVRVNMGQPILEGKKIPTTFDANPVVNQKIEIAGQTFEVTCVSMGNPHCVIFVEEATDELVLKIGPQIERSTYFPARVNVEFVEVILPTEVRQRTWERGSGETLACGTGASAVCVAGVLTGRTERKILNHLLGGDLQLEWNESDNCVYKTGGATEVFTGEWMLPASST; via the coding sequence ATGGAAACAGCAATGCGCTTCACCAAGATGCACGGCATCGGTAACGACTATGTCTACGTCAACTGCTTTGCCGAAGAGCTGCCGGCCCCGCCGGAGCAGATCGCTCCGCTCGTTTCGGATCGCCATTTTGGGATCGGCGGCGACGGGCTGATTTTGATCACGCCGTCGGAAGTGGCCGACGCCCGGATGCGGATGTTCAACGCCGACGGCAGTGAGTCGGAAATGTGCGGCAACGGTCTCCGCTGCGTCGCCAAGTATGTCTACGACCATGGGATCGCCAAGAAAGAAACGCTGCAGCTGGAAACCGGCGCCGGCGTTTTGACCGTGCAGATCACCGCTGACGGCGGCCTGGCTCAGCAAGTTCGCGTCAACATGGGGCAGCCGATCCTGGAAGGAAAGAAGATTCCGACCACCTTCGACGCCAACCCGGTCGTCAACCAAAAAATTGAAATCGCTGGGCAAACTTTCGAGGTGACCTGCGTCTCGATGGGGAACCCCCACTGCGTCATCTTCGTCGAGGAAGCGACCGACGAATTGGTCCTGAAGATCGGACCTCAGATCGAACGATCTACCTATTTCCCGGCTCGCGTGAATGTGGAGTTCGTCGAGGTCATTTTGCCGACCGAAGTTCGCCAGCGCACCTGGGAACGTGGTTCCGGCGAAACGCTAGCGTGCGGCACTGGCGCTTCGGCCGTTTGCGTCGCCGGCGTCCTGACCGGACGAACCGAGCGGAAGATATTGAATCATCTGCTAGGAGGCGACCTGCAATTGGAGTGGAACGAGTCCGACAATTGCGTGTATAAGACGGGAGGCGCGACGGAGGTCTTTACCGGCGAGTGGATGCTACCGGCGTCGTCGACCTAA
- a CDS encoding lysophospholipid acyltransferase family protein yields MALEYSWLTRLGGFALQETIRHWLDTLDLRVAYHDARLDPSHPENNQAGIYIFWHEYISFPLYLRPYCNIAMLLSKHRDAEWLAHTAQMMGFDTVRGSSQRGGATALMELLEKSKSMHLAITPDGPRGPRRRLAPGAIYLASRLGLPLIPMGFGFDRPTRARTWDKFAIPRFFSRGRGLMGAALWIPPKLDKEEIEQHRRRVQRYLNKITAIAEDWAESGLRLEQEIAARPRSAPLAGHRQAAKFDPFWIHAEARSLDLSEEKLERQRPTLVVNKAA; encoded by the coding sequence ATGGCGCTCGAATACAGTTGGTTAACGCGGCTGGGCGGTTTCGCCCTGCAAGAAACGATCCGCCATTGGTTGGATACGCTCGACCTGCGCGTCGCTTATCACGATGCGCGGCTCGATCCGTCCCATCCCGAAAACAACCAGGCCGGCATCTATATCTTCTGGCACGAGTACATCAGCTTCCCCCTTTATCTGCGTCCCTACTGCAACATCGCGATGCTGCTCAGCAAGCATCGCGACGCCGAGTGGCTGGCCCACACCGCACAGATGATGGGCTTCGATACGGTACGCGGCTCGTCGCAGCGCGGCGGCGCAACGGCGCTGATGGAACTGCTCGAAAAGTCGAAGAGCATGCACCTGGCGATTACGCCGGATGGTCCGCGCGGACCGCGTCGGCGACTTGCGCCAGGGGCGATCTATTTGGCGTCGCGGCTCGGCTTGCCGCTGATCCCGATGGGCTTTGGATTTGATCGTCCGACGCGAGCTCGCACATGGGACAAGTTCGCGATCCCCCGCTTCTTCTCCCGCGGCCGCGGTCTGATGGGAGCGGCCCTCTGGATTCCGCCGAAGCTGGACAAAGAAGAAATCGAACAACACCGCCGCCGCGTCCAGCGCTATCTGAACAAGATCACCGCGATCGCCGAAGATTGGGCCGAATCGGGCCTACGTCTGGAACAAGAAATCGCTGCTCGCCCCCGCAGCGCCCCATTGGCCGGTCATCGCCAGGCGGCGAAGTTCGATCCGTTTTGGATTCATGCGGAAGCTCGCTCGCTTGATCTGAGCGAAGAGAAGTTGGAGCGACAACGGCCGACTCTCGTGGTCAACAAGGCGGCCTAA
- a CDS encoding polyprenyl synthetase family protein, with product MTQPAPSPNSLYPPDMMSASPASLHEFSATLRDEVDQALDNYSRFGDGCPERLEEAIRYSLLAPGKRLRPLLTLMAAEACGCERSQAMPAACAVEMIHCYSLIHDDLPAMDDDDLRRGRPTCHKAFDEATAILAGDALLARALEIVADGYENPAIASRSCRELAKAAGATALVGGQADDLNEQFGAGDVDMLKAIHRRKTGAMICVSLRLGAIAAGADDDQVAALDSYGEQIGLAFQIVDDLLDYAGDEAAMGKRVGKDADRGKLTYPGLIGVEESRRQAESLIAGAKQSLAGFGERANHLEALAQYILERNH from the coding sequence ATGACGCAGCCCGCGCCCTCCCCTAACAGCCTATATCCGCCTGACATGATGTCCGCTTCGCCTGCTTCGTTGCATGAATTCTCGGCCACCTTGCGCGACGAGGTCGACCAGGCTCTTGATAATTACAGTCGCTTTGGCGACGGTTGCCCCGAGCGGCTGGAAGAAGCGATCCGCTACAGCCTTTTGGCCCCCGGCAAGCGACTTCGTCCGTTGCTAACGTTAATGGCGGCCGAGGCTTGCGGTTGTGAGAGAAGTCAAGCGATGCCGGCCGCTTGTGCGGTCGAAATGATCCACTGTTACTCGCTAATCCATGACGATTTGCCGGCGATGGACGACGACGACCTCCGTCGCGGCCGGCCGACCTGTCACAAGGCGTTTGACGAGGCGACCGCGATTTTGGCCGGCGACGCCCTGCTGGCTCGCGCCCTGGAAATCGTGGCCGATGGGTATGAAAATCCAGCGATTGCGTCTCGATCTTGCCGCGAATTGGCCAAAGCCGCCGGAGCTACGGCTCTGGTGGGTGGTCAGGCGGACGATTTAAACGAACAATTTGGAGCTGGCGACGTTGATATGTTGAAGGCGATCCACCGCCGGAAGACGGGGGCGATGATTTGCGTCTCGCTTCGCCTGGGGGCGATCGCCGCCGGAGCGGATGACGATCAGGTCGCCGCACTCGATTCATACGGCGAGCAAATCGGCCTGGCTTTCCAAATTGTGGACGATCTGCTCGATTATGCTGGGGATGAAGCGGCTATGGGAAAACGGGTTGGCAAAGACGCCGATCGCGGCAAGCTGACCTACCCAGGACTGATCGGCGTCGAAGAAAGTCGACGCCAAGCCGAATCGCTGATCGCGGGAGCGAAACAATCGCTCGCCGGGTTTGGCGAACGAGCCAACCACTTGGAAGCGTTGGCGCAATACATCTTGGAAAGGAACCACTAA
- the dxs gene encoding 1-deoxy-D-xylulose-5-phosphate synthase — MHKILSQIESPADLNGLSNEQLEQLAAEIRDVLCSLVATRTAHFASNLGVVELSIALHRTFDFSRDRLIWDTGHQIYPHKLLTGRYDEFGTIRTAGGLMGYPNPVESEYDLFVTGHAGSSVSTMLGLRSGDDLQGDKDRHAVAVIGDGAFPSGIVFEALNNAGGMNANLLVILNDNKMSICPRVGGVADYFDRLRMNPFYTGVKSEVLKILNHVPLLGDPAERLLAQCKEAVKAGLHGGMLFEELGFSYIGPIDGHNISLLRKYLEMVKTLPGPVLLHVVTEKGHGYQPAAADPVFFHTPPAFIDDNGTVVPKKSGGAKAYTNYARDAIAEEMRKSEKVTVLTAAMCQGTKMEPVRDEFPHRFFDVGICESHAVAFAAGQAKTGLRPIVNIYSTFLQRSFDQIFQEVALQDLPVVFTMDRAGLTAADGPTHHGSYDIGYMRLFPNMIVMAPGDAEEVGEMLAFALEQNHPAAIRYPKTNAETVQRKRTPMELGKAEVLSTGADGTIICYGAQLADAQRAVEQLKSEGLHVGLINARFCKPIDRQTIVGAVKNSPFVVTVEENALMTGFGSAVLEACADEGVDASRVKRLGIPDTFIDHGDREERLAEIFLTTDGIALTCREMAAKTSALHGDDSLTAGL, encoded by the coding sequence ATGCACAAGATCCTTTCGCAAATTGAATCCCCCGCCGATCTCAATGGTCTTTCCAACGAGCAGTTGGAGCAATTGGCCGCTGAGATTCGGGACGTGCTTTGCAGCTTGGTGGCGACCCGTACGGCCCACTTTGCGTCGAACCTGGGCGTGGTCGAACTTTCGATTGCGCTGCACCGGACCTTCGACTTCAGCCGCGATCGACTGATCTGGGACACCGGGCACCAAATCTATCCGCACAAATTGCTGACCGGCCGCTACGATGAGTTCGGCACGATCCGGACCGCCGGCGGTTTGATGGGCTATCCCAATCCGGTCGAAAGCGAATACGACCTGTTCGTCACCGGGCATGCCGGCTCGAGCGTCTCGACGATGCTCGGCCTCCGAAGCGGCGACGATCTCCAAGGCGACAAGGATCGTCACGCGGTCGCGGTGATCGGCGACGGAGCGTTTCCTTCCGGGATCGTCTTCGAGGCGCTCAACAACGCCGGCGGGATGAACGCCAACCTGCTGGTGATTTTAAACGACAACAAGATGTCGATCTGCCCGCGCGTCGGCGGCGTGGCTGACTACTTCGACCGGTTGCGGATGAATCCGTTCTACACCGGCGTGAAGAGCGAAGTTCTCAAAATCCTGAACCATGTGCCGCTGCTCGGCGATCCGGCCGAACGCTTGCTGGCCCAATGCAAAGAGGCGGTGAAAGCTGGCCTGCACGGCGGGATGCTGTTCGAGGAACTTGGCTTCAGCTACATCGGCCCGATCGACGGCCACAACATCAGCCTGCTCCGCAAATATCTGGAGATGGTCAAAACCTTGCCCGGTCCGGTGCTGCTGCACGTCGTGACCGAAAAAGGACATGGCTATCAACCGGCCGCCGCCGATCCGGTCTTCTTCCACACTCCGCCGGCGTTCATCGACGACAACGGCACCGTCGTGCCGAAGAAGTCCGGCGGCGCGAAAGCGTATACCAACTACGCTCGTGACGCGATTGCCGAAGAGATGCGGAAGTCGGAAAAGGTGACCGTCCTCACCGCGGCAATGTGCCAAGGGACCAAGATGGAGCCGGTTCGGGATGAGTTCCCGCATCGCTTCTTCGACGTCGGCATTTGCGAATCGCACGCCGTGGCGTTCGCCGCTGGTCAGGCGAAGACTGGGCTCCGTCCGATCGTCAACATTTACAGCACGTTCCTGCAGCGCAGCTTCGACCAGATCTTCCAAGAGGTCGCCCTGCAAGACTTGCCGGTCGTTTTCACGATGGATCGCGCCGGTTTGACGGCGGCCGATGGTCCGACCCATCACGGCTCGTACGACATCGGTTACATGCGGCTGTTCCCGAACATGATCGTCATGGCGCCGGGCGACGCGGAAGAAGTGGGCGAAATGCTCGCCTTCGCGCTGGAGCAAAACCATCCGGCGGCGATTCGATATCCGAAGACGAACGCCGAAACGGTTCAGCGCAAACGGACCCCGATGGAACTGGGCAAAGCCGAAGTTCTCTCGACTGGCGCCGATGGCACGATCATCTGCTACGGCGCTCAACTGGCCGACGCACAGCGTGCCGTCGAACAGCTAAAGAGCGAAGGTCTGCACGTCGGGCTGATCAATGCCCGCTTCTGCAAGCCGATCGACCGCCAAACGATCGTCGGCGCCGTGAAGAATTCGCCGTTCGTCGTGACGGTGGAAGAAAACGCCTTGATGACCGGCTTCGGCAGTGCCGTTTTGGAAGCGTGTGCGGACGAAGGAGTCGACGCCAGCCGTGTGAAACGACTCGGGATTCCGGACACGTTCATCGACCATGGCGATCGCGAAGAGCGCCTAGCCGAGATCTTCCTGACGACCGACGGAATCGCCCTGACTTGCCGCGAAATGGCGGCAAAGACCAGTGCGTTGCACGGCGATGATTCGCTGACCGCGGGGCTGTAG
- a CDS encoding glycerophosphodiester phosphodiesterase, translated as MKSQLLSGRQPLLVMAFVVATLTLFGNLAFAEEGFLDNGVTAHRGNSSEFPENTLAAFRSGIDVGADWIELDLYRTKDGELVVIHDATTGRVAGVDMVVANATYAELKKLDVATEFRQQHGLTVEQCLPRHIPTLREVLQLVMSQQRTRASLLPKVDCVAEAIELIKQMKAERWVGFNEGNLEYVTAVKRLAPEIPVFWDRPANTDIESDIEIALDRGFDSLVINEKGISADKVRRITAAGLIPGAWTVNDPETMRRFIDLGVERIYTDYPRTLLQLREKK; from the coding sequence GTGAAGTCGCAACTACTTTCCGGACGTCAGCCACTCTTGGTAATGGCGTTTGTTGTCGCAACGTTGACGCTGTTCGGCAATCTGGCGTTTGCGGAAGAGGGATTCCTCGACAACGGCGTTACCGCCCACCGCGGCAACTCGAGCGAGTTTCCCGAGAACACACTCGCCGCTTTTCGCAGCGGCATCGATGTTGGCGCCGACTGGATTGAGCTCGATCTCTATCGCACCAAGGATGGCGAACTTGTCGTGATTCACGATGCGACGACCGGTCGCGTCGCCGGCGTTGATATGGTCGTCGCGAATGCGACCTATGCGGAGCTGAAAAAGTTGGACGTGGCGACCGAGTTTCGCCAGCAGCATGGGCTGACGGTCGAGCAGTGTCTCCCGCGTCATATTCCTACGCTGCGCGAAGTGCTGCAGCTGGTGATGTCGCAGCAGCGGACCAGAGCCTCGCTGCTGCCGAAGGTCGACTGCGTAGCGGAAGCGATTGAATTGATCAAGCAAATGAAGGCCGAACGCTGGGTCGGGTTTAACGAAGGGAATCTCGAGTACGTCACGGCCGTCAAACGTCTGGCGCCCGAGATCCCGGTCTTCTGGGATCGTCCGGCGAATACCGATATCGAGAGCGACATCGAAATCGCCTTGGATCGCGGCTTCGATTCGCTGGTGATCAACGAAAAAGGAATCTCCGCCGATAAGGTCCGACGGATTACGGCTGCCGGTTTGATCCCGGGGGCCTGGACGGTGAACGACCCGGAAACGATGCGGCGTTTCATCGATCTGGGGGTCGAGCGAATCTACACCGATTACCCCCGGACCCTTCTCCAGCTACGGGAAAAGAAATAG
- a CDS encoding FkbM family methyltransferase — protein MGLRKGFASLAPKVASFLRIYRPELTPPEPVTLEVRGQLVPAALYDYPISDTESIRICLADRRGIDPIADSIADGMAQPVGLFDLLPETVPQGGRVVDLGTHVGTFTLFSAWKGYEVLAIDASPLNCALLRESVRANGFTNVTIIESAASDHETTLRFFENGPFGFVVDEKDTQRTTVQVEAKRVSTILNEIGWDHVDFVKMDIEGSEPAAIAGMQELLQRPNAPAMLVESNGHTLNQFGHSPTSLKKQLNALGYQLYLTQQSKLRPCSVDEPQGNVLVDYLATKSTPQCESWKVTGPLTKSEHLAAILQSLCSANRLEKRWGQNLLNLFTELCIQHPKILEMYPGLPLKIEQKAA, from the coding sequence ATGGGGCTGAGAAAGGGATTCGCGTCGCTCGCGCCCAAGGTAGCGAGTTTCTTGCGGATCTATCGGCCTGAGCTGACGCCGCCGGAACCGGTCACGCTCGAAGTGCGCGGACAGCTGGTCCCGGCCGCCTTGTATGACTACCCGATTTCCGACACCGAATCGATTCGCATCTGCCTGGCCGATCGCCGGGGCATCGACCCGATCGCCGATAGCATTGCGGACGGGATGGCGCAGCCAGTCGGCCTCTTCGACCTGCTCCCCGAAACCGTGCCCCAAGGGGGACGTGTCGTCGATCTCGGCACGCACGTCGGAACGTTCACGCTATTCTCGGCCTGGAAGGGTTACGAAGTTCTGGCGATCGACGCGTCGCCGCTCAACTGCGCCCTCTTGCGAGAAAGCGTTCGCGCGAACGGCTTCACCAACGTCACCATCATTGAGTCGGCGGCATCCGATCACGAGACGACGCTGCGATTTTTCGAGAACGGGCCGTTTGGATTCGTCGTAGACGAAAAAGATACCCAAAGAACGACGGTTCAAGTCGAAGCCAAACGAGTCTCGACCATCCTTAACGAAATCGGCTGGGATCACGTCGACTTCGTCAAAATGGATATTGAAGGCTCGGAACCTGCCGCAATCGCCGGCATGCAAGAACTGTTGCAGCGACCCAACGCTCCCGCGATGCTGGTGGAATCGAACGGGCATACGCTTAACCAGTTCGGGCACTCTCCGACTAGCCTGAAGAAACAATTAAACGCCTTGGGCTACCAACTCTACCTGACGCAGCAGAGCAAGCTTCGTCCTTGTAGCGTGGACGAACCGCAAGGAAACGTTCTCGTCGACTACCTGGCGACCAAATCGACGCCGCAATGCGAGTCATGGAAAGTCACTGGACCGCTCACGAAAAGCGAACATCTCGCAGCGATCCTCCAATCGCTCTGTAGCGCGAACCGTCTGGAGAAGCGATGGGGGCAGAACCTATTGAATCTGTTCACTGAATTGTGCATCCAGCATCCGAAGATCTTGGAAATGTATCCTGGTCTGCCGCTCAAAATCGAGCAAAAGGCGGCTTAG
- a CDS encoding tetratricopeptide repeat protein, with translation MRALSLSVALILLAASAAFGQNYQAGDRVMVIADAKLMADGRGATDKVFLGLFLNVQEVNDKWLWVENGRPGWLDQQYVIPAADALEYLTKRNSEEKNNQKIMVALSFLHEERRDYDAAISLCDDLIQLNPREGAYFNTRGNCWDAKGEHDNAIADYDQAIRLAPTKAINFNNRGRSWSKKGDDDKAIADYDQALKLDPKYATAYRNRGIAWKNKNNNDKAIADFEQYVKLDTKDSSVYSSLGWARINKRDYDQAIANFNQAIAINPKSAYAYNGRGIAWDQKKEFDKAVADYNKAIQFDPNYAIAYSNRAMIWEMKRDYAKAIVDYEQAIRCNPNSATERNSLAWLLATCPDPIYRDGLQAISNAMKALETTAGKDPVVMDTLAAGFAEVGDFASAIKWQTKACDLAPVAEKAGYQSRLDLYKSGKPYRETVD, from the coding sequence ATGCGCGCTCTCTCTCTCTCCGTCGCTCTCATCCTGCTCGCCGCTTCTGCGGCGTTTGGTCAAAACTACCAAGCCGGCGATCGGGTGATGGTCATTGCCGACGCCAAGCTCATGGCCGATGGCCGCGGCGCGACGGATAAGGTGTTTCTTGGGTTGTTTCTCAATGTGCAAGAGGTGAACGACAAGTGGCTGTGGGTCGAAAATGGGAGGCCCGGCTGGCTCGACCAGCAGTACGTCATTCCCGCAGCGGACGCGCTTGAATATCTCACGAAGCGCAACAGTGAAGAGAAGAACAATCAAAAGATCATGGTAGCGCTCTCATTCTTGCACGAAGAGCGACGCGATTATGACGCCGCCATTTCGCTCTGCGACGACCTGATTCAGCTGAATCCTCGCGAGGGCGCCTATTTCAATACGCGTGGCAATTGCTGGGACGCCAAAGGAGAGCATGACAACGCGATCGCCGACTACGATCAGGCGATCCGCCTGGCGCCGACGAAAGCGATCAACTTTAACAACCGAGGCAGATCTTGGAGCAAAAAGGGTGACGACGACAAGGCGATCGCTGACTACGATCAGGCCCTCAAGCTCGATCCGAAATATGCCACCGCCTATCGAAATCGCGGAATCGCTTGGAAAAACAAGAACAACAACGACAAGGCGATCGCCGACTTCGAGCAGTACGTCAAACTCGATACCAAGGATTCGTCGGTATACAGCAGTCTAGGATGGGCGCGAATCAACAAACGGGACTACGACCAGGCCATTGCGAACTTTAACCAGGCTATCGCGATCAATCCCAAGTCAGCGTACGCCTACAACGGCCGTGGCATCGCTTGGGATCAAAAAAAGGAGTTCGATAAAGCCGTAGCCGACTACAACAAAGCCATTCAATTCGATCCCAATTACGCCATCGCCTACAGCAACCGCGCGATGATTTGGGAAATGAAGCGAGATTACGCCAAAGCGATTGTCGACTACGAGCAGGCCATCCGTTGCAATCCAAATTCAGCCACAGAACGTAACTCCCTTGCCTGGTTACTCGCCACTTGCCCGGACCCCATTTACCGCGACGGCCTGCAAGCGATTAGCAATGCCATGAAGGCGCTGGAGACGACCGCCGGAAAAGATCCGGTAGTCATGGATACGCTGGCAGCCGGCTTTGCGGAAGTTGGTGACTTTGCCTCCGCAATAAAGTGGCAAACCAAGGCGTGCGATTTAGCGCCAGTCGCCGAAAAAGCGGGCTACCAAAGTCGGCTCGATCTCTACAAGTCAGGCAAACCGTACCGAGAAACCGTCGACTAA